A genomic segment from Bryobacteraceae bacterium encodes:
- a CDS encoding gluconate 2-dehydrogenase subunit 3 family protein translates to MAERREALKILGSVGATCAYPFAADELYGQTEQHVHAAGAAAALPKPSHFSAADFATVTRLADLIIPKTGTPGAVDAGVPAYIDFVVKQNKQAQSLFRRGLAWLDAAAQKHGAKRFVDLDEPAQIAILQPLSDAAASAKPPMEVAFFRSVKGLTADGYYTSETGLMRELGYKGNTVLGGFPVCTHNHGG, encoded by the coding sequence ATGGCCGAACGCCGCGAAGCCCTCAAGATCCTAGGCTCCGTCGGAGCCACCTGCGCTTACCCGTTTGCCGCCGACGAACTCTACGGTCAAACCGAGCAGCACGTCCACGCCGCCGGCGCCGCCGCCGCGCTCCCGAAGCCCTCTCACTTCTCAGCGGCCGACTTCGCCACCGTCACCCGCCTCGCCGACTTGATCATCCCCAAAACCGGCACGCCCGGAGCCGTCGACGCGGGTGTCCCCGCCTACATCGATTTCGTCGTGAAACAGAACAAGCAAGCACAGTCCCTGTTCCGCCGCGGCCTCGCCTGGCTCGACGCAGCCGCGCAAAAACATGGAGCGAAGCGCTTCGTCGATCTCGACGAACCTGCCCAGATCGCCATTCTCCAGCCGCTCTCCGACGCAGCGGCATCCGCCAAGCCACCCATGGAAGTCGCCTTCTTCCGCTCGGTAAAAGGACTCACCGCGGACGGCTACTACACGTCCGAAACCGGCCTGATGCGCGAGCTCGGCTACAAGGGAAACACCGTCCTCGGCGGGTTTCCCGTCTGCACGCACAACCACGGCGGCTGA
- a CDS encoding substrate-binding domain-containing protein yields the protein MTKRTLRAGACALALFFLGAACNRETKTTIGVIPKGRAHQFWQSVHAGAAKAAKENNVDIIWNGPTTETDYSEQIKIVDAMIARRVSAIALAPIDKKAMVGVVERAVRENIPVVIFDSGIDSDQFVSQVATDNYAAGQLAADRMGEILGGKGKVVMVAVQPGAASTMAREQGFEDRIKEKFAGIEIVDKRYGWADFAKSLTVAENMLTAHPEIDGMFASNESSAVGAAQAVKQRGATVKLVGFDWSPGLLDDLKSGVVDSLVVQNPFKMGEESVLAAIAKLKGQPVEKINNLAPRLVLKGDLERPDVQEQLNPDLKKWLE from the coding sequence ATGACAAAACGAACCTTGAGAGCCGGCGCCTGCGCGCTGGCTCTCTTTTTCCTCGGCGCGGCGTGCAACCGCGAAACCAAGACGACGATCGGGGTGATCCCGAAGGGGCGCGCGCACCAGTTCTGGCAATCGGTGCATGCCGGCGCGGCGAAGGCGGCCAAGGAGAACAACGTCGACATCATCTGGAACGGACCGACGACGGAGACCGACTATTCCGAGCAGATCAAGATCGTCGATGCGATGATCGCGCGGCGCGTGAGCGCGATCGCGCTGGCGCCGATCGATAAGAAAGCGATGGTGGGCGTGGTGGAGCGGGCGGTGCGGGAGAACATTCCGGTTGTGATTTTCGATTCCGGGATCGACAGCGACCAGTTCGTCTCGCAGGTCGCCACCGACAACTACGCGGCCGGACAGTTGGCGGCGGACCGCATGGGCGAGATCCTCGGCGGGAAGGGCAAGGTGGTGATGGTGGCGGTGCAGCCGGGCGCGGCGTCGACGATGGCGCGCGAGCAGGGCTTCGAGGACCGGATCAAGGAGAAGTTCGCCGGGATCGAGATTGTGGACAAGCGGTATGGGTGGGCGGATTTCGCGAAGTCTCTGACGGTGGCCGAGAACATGTTGACGGCGCACCCGGAGATCGACGGGATGTTCGCGTCGAACGAATCGTCGGCGGTGGGAGCGGCGCAGGCGGTGAAGCAACGCGGGGCGACGGTGAAGCTGGTGGGGTTCGACTGGAGTCCGGGGTTGTTGGACGATTTGAAATCGGGCGTGGTGGATTCGCTGGTGGTGCAGAACCCCTTCAAGATGGGCGAGGAGAGCGTTCTGGCGGCGATCGCGAAGCTGAAGGGGCAGCCGGTAGAGAAGATTAACAATCTGGCGCCGCGGCTCGTGTTGAAGGGGGATTTGGAGAGGCCGGATGTTCAGGAACAGCTCAATCCGGATTTGAAGAAGTGGCTGGAGTAA
- a CDS encoding cytochrome c peroxidase gives MKRVPFVLTASALAVLIGCAEAPKKEAVEPPYEPPQVGGFSPMMYPPDNPMTKAKVELGKALYYDKRLSGDGSRSCYSCHVKEKGLTDGLATAIGAYEAKLTRAAPTMWNVGYYPALYWDGRSGALEKQVLGAWGGGNMGCTGKDGRPGVDDCANKLSDVAGYKSQFEAVFGAGPITKENTAKAVAAFMRTIVTTGDRSAWVRFKSGDQTALSEEAKRGYTVFAEKAKCTNCHDGILLTDMQFHNVGIGMDKKTPDVGRFTVTKEEKDTGAFKTPSLFDVSKSGPYFHDGSVATLEEAVDVMAGGGKKNKFLDTTNLKPYKLTTEEKADLVAFLRSLDATYDIADPMIP, from the coding sequence ATGAAGCGTGTTCCGTTCGTCCTGACCGCCTCCGCGCTTGCCGTCCTGATCGGCTGCGCGGAAGCTCCAAAGAAGGAGGCGGTGGAACCGCCGTATGAGCCGCCACAAGTGGGCGGCTTTTCGCCGATGATGTACCCGCCGGACAACCCGATGACGAAGGCCAAAGTGGAGCTGGGCAAGGCGCTGTATTACGACAAACGTCTCTCCGGCGACGGATCGCGTTCCTGCTATTCGTGCCACGTGAAGGAAAAAGGGCTTACCGACGGATTGGCGACGGCGATCGGCGCTTATGAAGCGAAACTGACGCGGGCGGCTCCGACGATGTGGAATGTCGGCTACTATCCGGCGCTCTATTGGGACGGCCGCAGCGGCGCACTCGAGAAGCAGGTGCTCGGCGCGTGGGGCGGCGGGAACATGGGCTGCACCGGCAAGGACGGGCGTCCGGGCGTGGACGATTGCGCGAACAAGCTAAGCGACGTGGCCGGGTACAAGTCGCAGTTCGAAGCGGTATTCGGCGCTGGTCCGATCACCAAGGAGAATACGGCGAAGGCTGTGGCGGCGTTCATGCGCACGATCGTGACGACGGGAGACAGGTCGGCGTGGGTGCGCTTCAAGAGCGGCGACCAGACTGCGTTGAGCGAAGAGGCCAAGCGCGGCTACACGGTTTTCGCCGAGAAGGCGAAGTGCACGAACTGCCACGACGGAATCCTGCTTACCGACATGCAGTTCCACAACGTGGGGATCGGGATGGACAAGAAGACTCCGGACGTTGGCCGGTTCACGGTGACGAAGGAAGAGAAGGATACGGGCGCGTTCAAGACGCCTTCGCTGTTCGATGTCTCGAAATCCGGTCCGTACTTCCACGACGGAAGCGTGGCCACGCTCGAGGAAGCCGTGGACGTGATGGCTGGCGGCGGGAAGAAGAACAAGTTCCTCGACACGACGAACCTGAAGCCGTACAAGCTGACCACGGAAGAGAAGGCAGACCTGGTGGCGTTTCTGCGGTCGCTCGATGCGACGTACGACATCGCCGATCCGATGATTCCGTAA
- a CDS encoding FAD-dependent oxidoreductase: MDLSRRLVLALPAALYAARDLRCDVAVIGGGVGGCAAALAALRNGMRVVLSEETDWVGGQLTSQGVPPDEHPWIEQFGCTALYREYRNRVRQYYRDHYDLTAEAKARASLNPGDGSVSRLTHEPRVSLAVLEGMLAPWVSGGQLTLLLEHKPVAADAGSDRVRAVTLRSLRSGDRRTIEASQFIDATEMGDLLPLTKTEYVTGFESRERTKELHAPERAQPQNHQAFTVCFAVDHRPGEDHVIDKPEEYGFWRDYVPRMTPAWPGKLLSWSMSDPQKLTRRNVMFDPGAVRSPAGQLNLFIYRRIANTRNHRMGAYQSDISLINWPQNDYWLGNLHEVSEEEAARHRKRGKQLSLSLVYWMQTEAPRPDGGAGWKGLRLRHDVMGTEDGLAKYPYIRESRRIEAEFTVVEEHVGTDARMKATGKSRDDVAAERFEDTVGVGSYRIDLHPSSGGDNYIDVSSLPFQIPMGALIPKRVDNLLAACKNLGVTHITNGCYRLHPVEWNIGESAGALAAAAVAASLPPRAIRNDAKRRAEFQTRLAAQGVELDWPHLRPR, from the coding sequence ATGGATCTCTCCCGCCGGCTCGTTCTGGCCCTGCCCGCCGCGCTCTACGCCGCCCGCGATCTTCGCTGCGATGTCGCCGTCATCGGGGGCGGCGTGGGCGGCTGCGCGGCTGCCCTCGCCGCTCTGCGCAACGGAATGCGCGTGGTCCTCTCTGAAGAGACGGATTGGGTCGGCGGCCAGTTGACCTCGCAAGGTGTGCCGCCCGACGAGCATCCCTGGATCGAGCAGTTCGGCTGCACCGCGCTCTATCGCGAATACCGCAACCGGGTTCGCCAATACTATCGCGACCACTACGACCTCACCGCCGAAGCCAAGGCGCGCGCGAGCCTCAATCCCGGCGACGGCTCCGTGTCCCGCCTCACCCACGAGCCCCGCGTCTCTCTCGCCGTCCTCGAAGGGATGCTCGCGCCCTGGGTCAGCGGCGGCCAGCTCACGTTGCTCCTGGAACATAAACCCGTCGCCGCCGATGCCGGCAGCGACCGCGTTCGCGCCGTCACCTTGCGGAGTCTCCGCTCCGGCGATCGCCGCACAATCGAGGCTTCCCAGTTCATCGACGCCACCGAAATGGGGGACCTCCTCCCCCTCACAAAGACTGAGTACGTCACCGGTTTCGAATCGAGGGAACGAACCAAAGAACTGCACGCCCCGGAGAGGGCTCAACCACAGAACCACCAGGCGTTTACGGTGTGTTTCGCGGTGGATCACCGCCCCGGGGAGGATCACGTCATAGACAAGCCCGAAGAGTACGGCTTTTGGCGCGACTACGTGCCGCGCATGACCCCCGCATGGCCGGGTAAGCTCCTCAGTTGGTCCATGAGCGACCCCCAGAAGCTCACTCGCCGCAACGTGATGTTCGACCCCGGCGCGGTCCGCAGCCCGGCCGGACAACTGAACCTGTTCATCTACCGCCGCATCGCCAACACACGCAACCACCGGATGGGCGCCTATCAATCCGACATCTCACTCATCAACTGGCCGCAGAACGACTACTGGCTCGGCAACCTCCACGAGGTCAGCGAGGAAGAAGCCGCCCGCCACCGGAAGCGCGGCAAACAGTTGAGCCTATCGCTGGTCTATTGGATGCAGACCGAGGCCCCGCGCCCCGATGGCGGCGCCGGATGGAAGGGCTTGCGCCTCCGGCACGACGTGATGGGCACCGAAGACGGGCTGGCGAAGTATCCATACATTCGCGAGTCGCGCAGGATCGAGGCCGAGTTCACCGTCGTCGAGGAGCACGTGGGCACGGACGCCCGCATGAAAGCCACTGGCAAGTCCCGCGACGACGTCGCCGCCGAGCGGTTCGAGGACACGGTCGGCGTCGGCAGCTACCGCATCGACCTCCATCCATCGAGTGGGGGAGACAACTACATCGACGTGAGTTCCCTGCCCTTCCAGATCCCGATGGGCGCCCTCATTCCCAAACGTGTCGACAACCTGCTGGCGGCTTGCAAGAACCTCGGCGTCACGCACATCACCAACGGCTGCTACCGGCTCCACCCGGTGGAGTGGAACATCGGCGAATCGGCCGGCGCACTGGCAGCGGCGGCCGTAGCCGCCAGCCTCCCGCCGCGCGCCATCCGCAACGACGCAAAACGCCGTGCTGAGTTCCAGACAAGGCTTGCCGCGCAGGGTGTGGAACTCGACTGGCCGCATCTCCGCCCGCGCTAG
- the selD gene encoding selenide, water dikinase SelD: protein MSPKLLDQVLCGLPRVTNENVLVGYDTADDAGVYQIAPDLALVQTVDFFTPIVDDPFTYGAIAAANSLSDVYAMGGAPISALSLVAYPAKGDMNVLREILRGGAEKIRESGAVILGGHSVNDDEIKFGYAITGRVHPDKVWTNAGARAGDVLVFTKRIGTGVIATALKRGLARDEDVAASVASMLTLNRDAAAALTDLPVHSATDITGFGLLGHAREMALASCVRLEISASGVPLLNGALDCARAGAVPGGLKNNREYVSRDVETAPDLDPALVDLLYDPQTSGGLLVALPEAAAATFLDGYPAAHPIGRVLAPVEDRAAVSVVA, encoded by the coding sequence TTGAGTCCAAAGTTATTGGACCAGGTGCTCTGCGGGCTGCCGCGGGTGACAAACGAGAATGTCCTGGTTGGCTATGACACAGCCGACGACGCGGGCGTGTATCAAATCGCGCCCGATCTGGCGCTGGTGCAAACAGTGGACTTCTTCACGCCGATCGTCGACGACCCGTTTACGTACGGAGCGATCGCCGCGGCGAATTCGCTTTCCGATGTATACGCGATGGGTGGCGCACCGATCTCGGCGCTTTCGCTGGTGGCGTATCCGGCCAAGGGCGACATGAACGTGCTGCGCGAGATTCTGCGCGGCGGAGCGGAGAAGATCCGCGAGTCTGGCGCGGTAATCCTCGGCGGGCACTCGGTGAACGACGATGAGATCAAGTTCGGCTACGCGATTACCGGTCGTGTGCATCCGGACAAGGTGTGGACGAACGCGGGCGCGCGGGCGGGTGACGTGCTGGTATTCACGAAGCGGATCGGCACGGGCGTGATTGCCACGGCGCTGAAGAGGGGGCTGGCTCGCGATGAGGATGTGGCCGCGTCGGTGGCGTCGATGCTGACGCTGAACCGCGACGCGGCTGCGGCGCTGACCGATCTTCCCGTGCACAGCGCCACCGATATCACGGGTTTCGGCCTGCTCGGCCACGCGCGGGAAATGGCGCTTGCCAGCTGCGTCCGGCTCGAGATCAGCGCGAGCGGCGTGCCGCTGCTCAACGGCGCGCTCGATTGCGCCCGTGCCGGCGCCGTACCCGGCGGTCTCAAGAACAACCGGGAGTACGTGTCGAGGGACGTTGAGACGGCGCCGGACCTCGACCCCGCGCTGGTGGATCTGCTGTACGATCCCCAGACTTCCGGCGGGTTGCTGGTGGCGCTGCCGGAGGCCGCCGCGGCGACTTTTCTCGACGGCTATCCGGCCGCACACCCCATCGGTCGCGTGCTGGCGCCGGTGGAGGACCGGGCCGCGGTCTCCGTGGTCGCATAG
- the ggt gene encoding gamma-glutamyltransferase, with translation MLFRLFASVVISLMPVSFAQDRTQARSLVISQRGIVAASQTLASQAGAQILARGGNAIDAAIAANAALGVVEPMMNGIGGDLFVIYREAKTGKLHGLNASGWSPRLMTAAFLRNAGHYSMPQDGIHSVTVPGTVDGWERLHRKFGRTRWADLFQPALYYARNGFPVTEWIQQAWQDGGYKLSQDKNAAQIFLRGGEAPKLGEVFRNAPLAKALDLIARDGAKAFYTGPISKSILATSKRLGGVMAAADLADYEAEWVEPVATEYRGWKVYELPPNGQGIAALSMLNLMEEFPLSRFGPLSHEAFHRKIEAQKLAYADLNRYVGDPRFGPVPVAEMISKSYAQERAKLIDPDKASCAPEPGLSLATRGDTIYMSAVDAEGNVVSLIQSIYLSFGSGIVTDDYGFHLHNRGALFTLEQGHANELKPRKRPFHTIIPGYMEKENLHVGFGIMGGLNQAQAHAQFVSYIVDHGMNMQAALEAPRFTKLNFSGCDVMVERRVPEDTQKALREMGHSLDVQQSFSSWMGGGQAVMHDSKARVNYGASSPRKDGAAVPEPDPYFARD, from the coding sequence ATGTTGTTCCGGCTGTTCGCGTCAGTGGTGATTTCCCTCATGCCCGTATCCTTCGCGCAAGATCGCACCCAAGCTCGTTCCCTGGTGATTTCGCAGCGCGGGATCGTCGCCGCCAGCCAGACTCTCGCCTCCCAAGCCGGCGCGCAGATCCTCGCCCGCGGCGGCAACGCCATCGACGCCGCCATCGCCGCCAACGCCGCCCTCGGCGTGGTTGAGCCGATGATGAACGGCATCGGCGGAGACCTCTTTGTGATCTACCGCGAAGCGAAAACCGGCAAGCTCCACGGGCTGAACGCGAGCGGCTGGTCTCCACGCCTGATGACCGCAGCGTTCCTTCGCAACGCAGGCCATTATTCCATGCCGCAGGACGGCATCCACTCCGTCACCGTCCCCGGCACGGTAGACGGGTGGGAGCGCCTCCACCGCAAGTTCGGCCGCACCCGGTGGGCCGATCTCTTCCAGCCCGCCCTCTACTACGCCCGCAACGGCTTCCCCGTCACCGAGTGGATTCAGCAGGCTTGGCAGGACGGCGGGTACAAGCTGTCGCAGGATAAGAACGCCGCCCAAATCTTTCTCCGCGGTGGGGAAGCGCCGAAGCTCGGCGAGGTCTTCCGCAACGCGCCTCTGGCCAAGGCGCTCGATCTCATCGCGCGCGATGGTGCGAAGGCCTTCTACACCGGTCCCATTTCGAAATCGATCCTCGCCACCTCCAAGCGCCTCGGCGGCGTGATGGCCGCGGCCGACCTCGCCGACTACGAGGCCGAATGGGTGGAACCGGTCGCCACCGAATATCGCGGCTGGAAAGTCTACGAACTCCCGCCCAACGGTCAGGGCATCGCGGCGCTCTCCATGCTCAACCTCATGGAAGAGTTCCCCCTCTCCCGCTTCGGCCCGCTTTCCCACGAGGCGTTCCACCGCAAGATCGAAGCCCAGAAGCTCGCCTATGCCGACCTCAACCGCTACGTCGGAGACCCGCGCTTCGGCCCCGTGCCCGTAGCCGAAATGATCTCCAAGTCCTACGCGCAAGAGCGGGCCAAACTCATCGATCCGGACAAAGCCTCCTGCGCTCCCGAACCCGGCCTGTCGCTCGCCACCCGCGGCGACACCATCTACATGAGCGCCGTCGACGCCGAGGGCAACGTCGTGTCCCTGATCCAGAGCATCTACCTGAGTTTCGGCTCCGGCATCGTCACCGACGACTACGGCTTCCACCTCCATAACCGCGGCGCCCTGTTCACCCTCGAACAAGGCCACGCCAACGAACTCAAGCCGCGCAAGCGTCCCTTCCACACCATCATTCCCGGCTATATGGAGAAAGAGAACCTCCACGTCGGCTTCGGCATAATGGGTGGACTCAACCAGGCGCAGGCGCACGCCCAGTTCGTTTCCTACATCGTCGATCACGGCATGAACATGCAGGCCGCGCTCGAGGCCCCCCGTTTCACCAAGCTCAACTTCTCCGGCTGCGACGTGATGGTCGAACGCCGCGTCCCCGAGGATACGCAAAAGGCGCTCCGCGAGATGGGCCACTCGCTAGACGTCCAGCAGTCGTTCTCATCCTGGATGGGAGGAGGCCAGGCCGTCATGCACGATTCCAAGGCTCGTGTGAACTACGGCGCCTCGTCGCCCCGCAAGGACGGAGCAGCCGTGCCCGAGCCCGACCCCTACTTCGCGCGGGACTGA
- a CDS encoding aldo/keto reductase, with amino-acid sequence MHRRNFLCKSAAAAGTVSLANFPHSLFAASTQKHASDRVLLGPKKVELSRLAQGTGTNGVGGSSNQTKKLGVQGLADLFRAGYDNGITFWDAADQYGTHLHVREGLKNVAREKVTILSKTHATTAKEMRADLDRFRRELNTDYIDILLLHAMMDGNWDERKRGAMEVIDEAQQKGIVRTKGTSCHTLDALKTAARSPWVEVDLARINPAQVAMDADPKTVISVLRQMKAAGKGVIGMKILGAGRLRDKADECLQFALSLDCVDCFTIGSESREEMEDLVRKIPAASVRG; translated from the coding sequence ATGCATAGACGCAACTTCCTTTGCAAAAGCGCCGCTGCGGCAGGTACCGTCAGCCTCGCCAACTTCCCCCATTCACTCTTCGCCGCTTCCACCCAGAAGCACGCCTCCGACCGTGTGCTGCTGGGACCGAAGAAGGTAGAACTGAGCCGGCTGGCGCAGGGCACGGGCACGAACGGCGTCGGCGGGAGTTCGAACCAGACCAAGAAACTCGGGGTGCAGGGGCTGGCCGATTTGTTTCGCGCCGGCTACGACAACGGGATCACTTTTTGGGACGCGGCCGATCAGTACGGCACCCATTTGCACGTGCGGGAAGGGTTGAAGAACGTGGCACGGGAGAAGGTGACGATCTTGTCGAAGACGCATGCCACGACAGCGAAAGAAATGCGCGCGGACCTGGACCGGTTCCGCCGCGAGCTGAACACCGACTACATCGACATCCTGCTGTTGCACGCCATGATGGACGGCAACTGGGATGAGCGAAAGCGCGGCGCGATGGAAGTGATCGACGAAGCGCAACAGAAGGGCATCGTGCGGACGAAGGGAACGAGCTGCCATACGCTCGACGCCTTGAAGACGGCCGCGCGGTCGCCGTGGGTGGAAGTGGACCTGGCGCGGATCAACCCGGCGCAGGTGGCGATGGATGCCGATCCGAAGACGGTGATATCGGTATTGAGACAGATGAAAGCGGCCGGCAAGGGCGTGATCGGGATGAAGATCCTCGGCGCGGGCCGGCTGCGGGACAAGGCGGATGAATGCCTCCAATTCGCGCTGTCGCTCGACTGTGTCGATTGCTTTACGATCGGCAGCGAGTCGCGGGAGGAAATGGAAGACCTAGTCCGCAAGATCCCGGCTGCGAGCGTTCGCGGCTAA
- a CDS encoding serine/threonine-protein kinase, which produces MPACPHCQTPIEEGARFCPACGQPAGVPSEDVTRTEVAAEPSSKTEHPTEAASTDERFVPGAVIGGRYRVATLLGQGGMGDVYRATDLRLGQTVALKFLPRALSSDTRTLERFRNEVRVARNVTHPNVCRVHDLGEVDGHAFLTMEFVDGEDLASLLRRIGRLPADKATELARQLCAGLAAAHEQGVLHRDLKPANLMVDGRGQLRIMDFGLAAVSGAVQQGDIRSGTLAYMAPEQIEGREVTARSDIYALGLVLYEMFTGRRPFVAQTVAELRDKQDSSRPESMTSQVADLDPAVERVILRCLEPDPANRAASVLAVAAALPGGDPLAAALAAGETPSPELVAAAGSQGALAPRWVALWLVVIVAGLGLMAKIGDVSNFLTVARPRWSPEVLAARSAELVRRLGFPDPADTYYSLQLDGDFIRQQRESGDPTGRLARSQERPGAVRFFYRESPEPLVNPSIRDSGEIRPFAPPLTRSGMVTVLTDLDGRLLWLEATPPQKDATPPDTATFDWQPLFAAAGLDPSRFHNMEPEWQPLAAPDVRLAWEGSFEGKPNVAIRVETGAWRGRATHFYVIGPWTRADRMAARERSEREELFGTINLALLAVIIASVLVFARHNTRHGRGDRRGAFVMGLYIFATFLLAEAFGAHHVAAIGETTVLGMSLAYASMFAVTTWVAYLALEPPVRRRWPSTLIAWSRLLAGRWQDPLVGHHVLVGLAAGVVLVLVADVPAIFPETRAMGGNGFNAFLGPRQTLSYLMATLSLGSVFNAMLNFFLLFLFRLVFRRDWLTAVVFVLVFSVLNSISAPNPWLQAGSLILANSIWVLVTLRYGLLAMTATHFVLSLSNHFHFTTALGAWYGGPAIIVNLAVVGLAIWAARVALGGRRLIEATALD; this is translated from the coding sequence GTGCCGGCCTGTCCCCACTGCCAGACACCGATCGAGGAAGGCGCTCGTTTCTGTCCGGCGTGCGGGCAGCCGGCTGGCGTCCCTTCCGAAGATGTGACGCGGACGGAGGTGGCGGCCGAACCTTCGTCGAAAACGGAACACCCAACGGAAGCCGCATCCACCGATGAGCGATTCGTTCCGGGCGCAGTGATCGGCGGACGCTATCGCGTGGCGACATTGCTTGGGCAGGGCGGCATGGGCGACGTCTATCGCGCTACGGACTTGCGGCTGGGGCAGACCGTGGCGCTGAAGTTCCTGCCGCGCGCGCTTTCATCGGACACACGGACCCTGGAGCGCTTTCGCAACGAAGTCCGGGTGGCACGCAACGTGACGCACCCGAACGTGTGCCGGGTGCACGATCTCGGCGAAGTGGACGGCCACGCGTTCCTCACGATGGAGTTCGTGGACGGCGAGGATCTGGCGTCGCTGCTGCGGCGCATCGGGCGCTTGCCGGCCGACAAAGCGACCGAGTTGGCGCGGCAGTTGTGCGCGGGACTGGCGGCGGCGCACGAGCAGGGAGTGCTGCATCGGGACCTGAAGCCGGCGAACCTCATGGTCGACGGCCGGGGCCAGCTTCGGATCATGGATTTCGGGCTGGCGGCGGTATCGGGGGCGGTCCAGCAGGGGGATATCCGGTCCGGAACGCTCGCCTACATGGCTCCGGAACAGATCGAGGGCAGAGAGGTGACGGCGCGGAGCGACATCTACGCGCTGGGGCTGGTGCTGTACGAGATGTTTACCGGCAGGCGGCCGTTTGTCGCCCAGACGGTGGCCGAACTGCGCGACAAGCAGGATTCCTCGCGGCCGGAGAGCATGACCTCGCAGGTAGCGGATCTCGATCCGGCGGTGGAGAGAGTGATTTTGCGCTGCCTCGAGCCGGATCCGGCGAATCGGGCGGCGTCGGTGTTGGCGGTGGCGGCGGCGCTGCCGGGCGGCGATCCTCTGGCGGCGGCGCTCGCCGCGGGAGAGACCCCTTCGCCGGAATTGGTGGCGGCGGCGGGGTCGCAGGGAGCGCTGGCGCCGCGATGGGTGGCGTTGTGGCTGGTGGTGATTGTCGCGGGGCTTGGCTTGATGGCGAAGATCGGCGATGTAAGCAATTTCTTGACTGTGGCGCGGCCGCGGTGGTCGCCGGAGGTGCTGGCGGCGCGGTCGGCGGAGCTGGTGCGGCGGCTGGGTTTCCCCGACCCCGCGGACACCTATTACTCGTTGCAACTCGACGGAGACTTCATTCGCCAACAGCGGGAAAGCGGCGATCCGACGGGCCGGCTGGCGCGTTCCCAAGAGCGGCCCGGCGCGGTTCGATTTTTTTACCGGGAGAGTCCGGAGCCGCTGGTGAATCCGTCGATTCGGGACTCCGGGGAGATCCGGCCGTTCGCGCCGCCGCTGACGCGTTCGGGGATGGTGACCGTGCTCACAGACCTTGATGGGCGATTGTTGTGGCTGGAGGCGACGCCGCCGCAGAAGGACGCCACTCCGCCGGACACCGCCACCTTCGACTGGCAGCCGCTGTTCGCGGCGGCGGGGCTCGATCCGTCGCGCTTTCACAACATGGAGCCAGAATGGCAGCCGCTGGCGGCGCCGGATGTGCGCCTGGCTTGGGAGGGGTCGTTCGAAGGGAAACCGAATGTCGCGATCCGGGTGGAGACGGGGGCGTGGCGCGGCAGAGCGACGCATTTCTATGTGATCGGCCCGTGGACGCGCGCGGACCGGATGGCGGCGCGCGAACGGAGCGAACGCGAAGAGCTATTCGGAACCATCAACCTTGCGCTGCTCGCCGTGATTATCGCCAGTGTGCTTGTGTTCGCGCGGCACAACACACGCCACGGGCGCGGCGACCGCCGGGGCGCCTTTGTCATGGGCCTCTACATCTTCGCCACGTTCCTGTTAGCGGAAGCGTTCGGCGCGCATCATGTCGCCGCGATCGGAGAAACCACGGTGCTCGGGATGAGCCTGGCGTACGCGTCGATGTTCGCGGTGACCACCTGGGTGGCCTATCTGGCGCTGGAGCCGCCCGTGCGCCGGCGCTGGCCATCGACGCTGATCGCGTGGAGCCGATTGCTGGCGGGGCGGTGGCAGGATCCGTTGGTGGGGCATCATGTGCTCGTGGGCCTGGCGGCGGGAGTTGTATTGGTGCTGGTGGCGGACGTCCCGGCGATCTTTCCGGAGACGCGGGCGATGGGCGGCAACGGGTTCAACGCATTCCTTGGGCCGCGGCAGACGCTTTCCTATCTGATGGCGACGTTGAGCCTCGGCAGCGTGTTCAACGCGATGCTGAACTTCTTCCTGCTGTTTCTTTTCCGGCTGGTATTCCGCCGAGACTGGCTGACGGCGGTGGTGTTCGTGCTGGTTTTCTCGGTGCTCAACAGCATCTCCGCGCCGAATCCGTGGCTGCAGGCCGGGTCTCTGATACTGGCGAACTCGATCTGGGTGTTGGTGACGCTGCGGTATGGGCTGCTGGCAATGACGGCCACGCACTTCGTGCTGAGCCTTTCGAACCACTTCCACTTCACGACGGCGCTGGGGGCGTGGTACGGCGGTCCGGCGATCATTGTGAATCTGGCGGTAGTGGGGCTGGCGATTTGGGCGGCCCGGGTGGCGCTGGGCGGGCGGCGGCTGATCGAGGCGACGGCGTTGGATTGA